From Candidatus Persebacteraceae bacterium Df01, a single genomic window includes:
- the rplM gene encoding 50S ribosomal protein L13, producing the protein MNSPTRQIKEKDIEIRRQWLLYDASSAVLGRLASVIAYRLRGKHKPVYAPHLDVGDFVVVVNAEKVRVTGNKENNKMYYRHTGYPGGLREMPLHRLRETHPDRILKNAVRGMLPKGPLGRKMLSKLKIYTGQAHPHAAQNPQPQEN; encoded by the coding sequence ATGAATTCTCCTACTAGACAAATCAAAGAAAAAGACATTGAAATACGGCGGCAATGGTTGCTGTATGATGCCAGCAGCGCCGTACTAGGGCGCTTGGCCAGCGTTATTGCGTATCGGTTACGTGGTAAACACAAACCTGTTTATGCTCCGCACTTGGATGTTGGCGACTTTGTGGTGGTAGTGAACGCCGAAAAAGTGCGCGTTACTGGCAACAAAGAAAACAACAAGATGTATTATCGTCACACTGGCTACCCGGGTGGTTTGCGCGAGATGCCGTTGCATCGCCTGCGCGAAACCCATCCAGATCGTATTCTCAAGAACGCCGTTCGTGGTATGCTTCCCAAAGGCCCACTCGGGCGTAAAATGTTATCCAAATTAAAAATTTACACTGGGCAAGCGCATCCACACGCTGCACAAAATCCACAACCTCAGGAAAATTAA
- the argC gene encoding N-acetyl-gamma-glutamyl-phosphate reductase: MPSLLKVTIFGASGYVGAELTALLCRHPQVGTITYVSRSLAGQPVATHMPALRGCVNSTFQAPSEEVFAESDVAFFATPHGVAMNSANALLMQNTVVIDLSPDFRLKDIAIFEKWYGQHTSPELLPQAVYGLTESARPALKNANLIACPGCFATAIELALIPLVAAGSVNDHIIVDAKSGVSGAGKRTDRTDLLFAEQTENFKAYAVEGHRHQPEIEQAVRQFAGHMPPMAFVPHLLPTARGLYVSAYVPLSADAFSLLQTHWADELFIDVLDDGLPEISHVTRTNRVQLAARPLPGGITLVIAALDNLLKGAAGQAVQNMNVRFGLPEDMGLSGARTV; encoded by the coding sequence GTGCCTTCTTTGCTCAAAGTTACTATTTTTGGTGCCTCTGGCTATGTGGGTGCTGAGCTTACCGCGTTGCTATGCCGCCATCCACAGGTGGGGACCATCACTTATGTTTCCCGCTCACTTGCCGGACAGCCGGTAGCCACTCACATGCCCGCCTTGCGCGGCTGTGTGAACTCTACATTTCAAGCACCATCAGAAGAGGTTTTCGCCGAAAGCGACGTCGCCTTTTTTGCCACGCCGCATGGAGTGGCGATGAACAGTGCTAACGCTCTGCTCATGCAGAATACAGTTGTTATTGATCTCAGTCCGGATTTTCGCCTTAAAGATATAGCAATTTTTGAAAAGTGGTACGGGCAGCACACAAGCCCTGAACTGTTGCCACAAGCCGTGTACGGTCTTACGGAATCAGCCCGCCCTGCTCTCAAAAATGCCAACTTAATTGCCTGCCCTGGCTGTTTTGCAACGGCAATAGAACTAGCCCTTATCCCTCTAGTCGCCGCCGGCTCCGTTAACGACCACATCATAGTTGATGCCAAATCCGGTGTCAGCGGCGCCGGCAAACGCACCGACCGTACGGATTTACTGTTTGCCGAACAAACAGAAAATTTCAAAGCTTATGCGGTAGAAGGACACCGGCACCAGCCAGAAATTGAACAGGCAGTACGGCAGTTTGCCGGTCATATGCCCCCCATGGCTTTTGTTCCTCATCTTTTACCAACGGCGCGCGGTCTTTACGTTAGCGCATATGTGCCTCTTTCCGCTGATGCGTTCAGTTTGTTACAAACTCACTGGGCGGATGAACTTTTCATTGATGTACTAGACGACGGCTTACCGGAAATTTCTCATGTCACGCGTACCAATCGAGTACAGCTGGCAGCACGGCCATTACCCGGCGGCATAACGCTTGTCATCGCCGCCTTAGATAATCTCCTCAAAGGCGCTGCGGGACAGGCAGTACAAAACATGAACGTTCGCTTTGGGTTACCGGAAGACATGGGATTGTCGGGCGCCCGCACAGTTTGA
- the rpsI gene encoding 30S ribosomal protein S9: MQGKVGPYDYGTGRRKTSCARVFLSPGKGNITVNGKALETFFCRLRSQIVARQSLSVVDGEAQFDLRVTVRGGGESSQAAAMRHGTARALAVHNPDYIPVLRAAGLMTRDSRKVERKKVGLRKARRATQYSKR, encoded by the coding sequence ATGCAAGGAAAAGTTGGTCCTTATGATTATGGCACTGGTCGCCGAAAAACCTCCTGTGCTCGCGTCTTTTTGTCCCCCGGCAAAGGAAATATTACCGTTAATGGCAAGGCGCTAGAAACGTTTTTTTGCCGCCTCCGTTCACAGATTGTGGCACGGCAGTCGTTAAGCGTCGTGGACGGCGAAGCGCAATTTGACCTGCGCGTCACGGTACGTGGCGGCGGTGAAAGCAGCCAAGCCGCAGCCATGCGTCACGGTACAGCCCGAGCGTTGGCCGTACATAATCCCGACTACATCCCTGTTTTACGTGCCGCCGGACTAATGACTCGTGATTCACGGAAAGTGGAGCGCAAAAAAGTCGGCTTGCGAAAAGCTCGTCGGGCGACGCAGTACTCTAAGCGTTAA